A genomic region of Candidatus Pseudomonas phytovorans contains the following coding sequences:
- a CDS encoding TIGR03862 family flavoprotein, whose protein sequence is MPDLNPASPPPAVVIGGGPAGLMAAEALAQAGLAVEVFDAMPSVGRKFLLAGVGGMNITHSEPYPAFVSRYAERRGEIDALLGGFDADALRQWIHGLGIETFVGSSGRVFPTDMKAAPLLRAWLKRLRDAGVVIHTRHRWLGWNADGALRIAYPQGELAVKAAVVVLALGGGSWARLGSDGAWQPLLAERAVDISPLQPSNCGLEVEGWSALLKEKFAGAPLKNIALSVPGSAPRKGEFILTAQGVEGSLVYAWSAPVREAINRDGQGVLLLDLLPDKPVDKIAQALAKPRGSRSMAKHLHSQLGIDGVKAALLRELTDQVTFADPQALARAIKALPITLVRTRPLDEAISSAGGVRFEGLDEGLMVKGMPGVFCAGEMLDWEAPTGGYLLTACFASGLRAGRAAADWLTRVS, encoded by the coding sequence ATGCCCGATCTGAACCCTGCCTCCCCTCCTCCCGCCGTCGTCATCGGTGGCGGCCCAGCCGGCCTGATGGCCGCCGAAGCACTGGCCCAGGCAGGCCTGGCGGTCGAGGTGTTCGACGCCATGCCTTCGGTGGGGCGCAAGTTCCTGCTAGCGGGTGTTGGCGGCATGAACATTACCCACTCCGAGCCTTACCCGGCGTTCGTGTCACGCTATGCCGAGCGCCGGGGCGAAATCGATGCGCTACTGGGCGGCTTCGACGCAGACGCCTTGCGCCAGTGGATTCACGGCCTGGGCATCGAAACCTTCGTCGGCAGCTCTGGGCGGGTGTTCCCCACCGATATGAAAGCCGCCCCCCTGCTGCGCGCCTGGCTGAAGCGCCTGCGCGACGCCGGAGTAGTTATCCACACCCGCCATCGCTGGTTGGGCTGGAATGCCGACGGTGCCTTGAGGATCGCTTATCCACAGGGCGAGCTCGCGGTGAAGGCCGCGGTCGTGGTACTGGCGCTGGGTGGCGGCAGCTGGGCTCGGCTTGGTTCGGATGGGGCCTGGCAGCCACTTCTGGCCGAACGGGCTGTGGATATCTCGCCCTTGCAGCCAAGCAACTGCGGCTTAGAGGTGGAAGGCTGGAGCGCATTGCTGAAAGAAAAATTCGCCGGGGCACCGTTGAAGAACATTGCCCTCAGCGTCCCGGGCAGCGCGCCACGCAAGGGCGAGTTCATCCTCACTGCGCAGGGTGTGGAAGGCAGCCTGGTGTATGCCTGGTCAGCGCCAGTGCGTGAAGCCATCAACCGCGACGGCCAAGGGGTACTGCTGCTCGACCTGCTGCCAGACAAGCCTGTGGACAAGATTGCCCAGGCACTGGCCAAGCCACGCGGTTCGCGCTCAATGGCCAAGCATCTGCACAGCCAGCTGGGGATTGATGGCGTCAAGGCGGCGCTGCTGCGTGAGCTGACCGATCAGGTGACCTTTGCCGACCCACAGGCGCTGGCCCGTGCGATCAAGGCGCTGCCGATCACACTGGTGCGAACGCGGCCGCTGGATGAAGCGATCAGTAGCGCTGGCGGGGTGCGTTTCGAGGGGCTGGATGAGGGGTTGATGGTCAAGGGCATGCCGGGGGTGTTCTGTGCCGGCGAGATGCTCGACTGGGAAGCGCCGACCGGGGGTTACCTGCTGACCGCGTGCTTTGCCAGCGGCTTGCGCGCCGGGCGGGCGGCGGCAGATTGGCTCACTCGGGTTTCCTGA
- a CDS encoding GNAT family N-acetyltransferase — MTPILELESARLVLRQWHDDDLREFAALCADPQVMRYFPAPLTRVEAAALIGRVRGHFNEYGFGLWALERKDSGAFIGMTGLLNVNFDAPFAPAVEIGWRLARRHWGLGFASEAAWTCLRCAFAQLRLEEVVSFTSESNLPSQKVMQAIGMQQDLNGSFEHPRLAVGHPLRPHVLYRIDRAHWERTLRA, encoded by the coding sequence ATGACCCCTATTCTTGAACTGGAAAGCGCACGGCTGGTGCTGCGCCAATGGCATGACGATGACCTGCGCGAGTTTGCCGCGCTGTGCGCCGACCCACAGGTGATGCGCTATTTTCCGGCGCCGTTGACGCGCGTCGAGGCGGCTGCGTTGATCGGCCGGGTGCGTGGGCATTTCAATGAGTACGGCTTTGGCCTGTGGGCGCTGGAGCGCAAGGACAGCGGCGCGTTCATCGGCATGACCGGGTTGCTCAATGTCAACTTCGACGCGCCTTTCGCCCCGGCAGTAGAGATCGGCTGGCGCCTGGCGCGTCGCCACTGGGGCCTGGGCTTTGCCAGCGAGGCGGCGTGGACCTGCCTGCGTTGTGCTTTCGCCCAATTGCGCCTGGAAGAGGTGGTGTCGTTCACTAGCGAGAGCAACCTGCCGTCGCAGAAGGTGATGCAGGCCATCGGCATGCAGCAGGACCTGAACGGCAGCTTCGAACACCCCCGCCTGGCCGTGGGCCACCCGCTGCGCCCGCATGTGCTGTACCGCATCGATCGCGCGCACTGGGAGCGCACCCTGCGCGCCTGA
- the tesB gene encoding acyl-CoA thioesterase II, whose translation MSHVLDDLVDLLSLESIEENLFRGRSQDLGFRQLYGGQVLGQSLSAASQTVEDARHVHSLHGYFLRPGDASLPVVYSVDRVRDGGSFSTRRVTAIQKGQTIFTCSASFQYDEEGFEHQAQMPDVVGPENLPTEVELARAMADQLPERIRDKVLCAKPIEIRPVTERDPFNPKPGDPVKYAWFRADGNLPDVPALHKYLLAYASDFGLLTTALLPHGKSVWQRDMQIASLDHSLWFHGNLRADEWLLYATDSPWAGNSRGFCRGSIFNQAGQLVASSSQEGLIRHRKDWA comes from the coding sequence ATGAGTCATGTGTTGGACGACCTGGTCGACCTGTTGAGCCTCGAATCCATCGAGGAGAACCTGTTCCGTGGGCGTAGCCAGGACCTGGGCTTCCGCCAGCTGTACGGTGGGCAAGTGCTGGGCCAGTCGTTGTCGGCGGCCAGCCAGACGGTCGAGGACGCGCGCCATGTGCATTCGTTGCACGGCTACTTCCTGCGCCCGGGTGATGCCAGCCTGCCGGTGGTGTACTCGGTAGACCGCGTGCGCGATGGTGGCAGCTTCAGCACACGTCGGGTGACGGCGATCCAGAAGGGCCAGACCATCTTCACCTGCAGCGCATCGTTCCAGTACGACGAGGAAGGTTTCGAACACCAGGCGCAGATGCCTGACGTGGTCGGCCCGGAAAACCTGCCGACCGAAGTGGAACTGGCCCGCGCCATGGCCGACCAGTTACCCGAGCGAATTCGCGATAAGGTGCTGTGTGCCAAGCCGATCGAGATCCGCCCGGTCACTGAGCGCGACCCGTTCAATCCCAAGCCCGGCGACCCGGTGAAGTACGCCTGGTTCCGCGCCGACGGCAACCTGCCCGACGTGCCCGCCCTGCACAAGTACCTGCTGGCCTATGCCTCGGACTTCGGCCTGCTGACCACGGCGTTGCTGCCGCATGGCAAGTCGGTGTGGCAGCGCGACATGCAGATCGCCAGCCTCGACCATTCGTTGTGGTTCCATGGCAACCTGCGCGCCGACGAGTGGCTGCTGTACGCAACCGACAGCCCCTGGGCCGGGAATTCCCGCGGTTTCTGCCGCGGCAGCATCTTCAACCAGGCCGGGCAACTGGTGGCATCGTCAAGCCAGGAAGGCCTGATTCGCCATCGTAAGGATTGGGCATGA
- a CDS encoding NAD(P)-dependent alcohol dehydrogenase, with amino-acid sequence MTSKAIYVQPGGGYDKVEVGTSEAPAPQAGEITVQLHASSLNYHDFAVVSGMWGPSERRIPMADGAGEVIAVGEGVSEFQVGDNVVSTFFPDWVDGQANVEGFGRVPGDGLDGYAREQVTARATAFTLAPKSFSHAEAATLTTAGLTAWRALMSDDHLKPGDTVLVQGTGGVSIFALQFAKLAGATVIATSSSDAKLERLKALGADHLINYKSTPAWGEKVRALTDNRGVDHVIEVGGPATLEQSMIAARIGGHVSLIGILTGVAGQLPLVQALVRQIRLQGVLVGSRAQQQAMVRAIDANGLRPVVDKHFELEQIVDAFRYQESNRHFGKICLTW; translated from the coding sequence ATGACCAGCAAGGCCATCTACGTACAACCCGGCGGCGGCTACGACAAGGTCGAGGTCGGCACCAGCGAGGCCCCCGCGCCCCAGGCCGGCGAGATCACCGTGCAGCTACACGCCAGCTCCCTCAATTACCATGACTTCGCTGTGGTCAGCGGCATGTGGGGCCCGAGCGAGCGGCGTATCCCCATGGCTGATGGCGCCGGCGAAGTCATTGCGGTGGGTGAAGGTGTCAGCGAATTTCAGGTCGGCGACAATGTGGTCAGTACCTTCTTCCCCGACTGGGTCGACGGCCAGGCCAATGTCGAGGGCTTTGGCAGGGTGCCCGGCGACGGCCTCGATGGGTATGCCCGCGAACAGGTGACCGCCCGCGCTACCGCGTTCACCTTGGCCCCCAAAAGCTTCAGCCATGCCGAAGCCGCTACGCTGACCACGGCCGGCCTAACGGCCTGGCGTGCGCTGATGAGCGACGACCACCTCAAGCCTGGCGACACGGTGCTGGTGCAGGGCACTGGCGGTGTATCGATCTTCGCCCTGCAGTTTGCCAAGCTGGCCGGCGCTACGGTGATCGCCACCTCGTCCAGCGACGCCAAGCTGGAGCGCCTGAAGGCACTGGGCGCCGACCACTTGATCAACTACAAGAGCACCCCGGCCTGGGGTGAGAAGGTGCGCGCGCTCACCGACAACCGCGGCGTTGACCATGTGATCGAGGTGGGTGGCCCGGCGACGCTGGAGCAGTCGATGATTGCCGCGCGCATCGGTGGGCATGTGTCGCTGATCGGTATCCTGACCGGCGTGGCCGGGCAACTGCCGCTGGTGCAGGCGCTGGTGCGGCAGATTCGCTTACAGGGTGTGCTGGTGGGCAGCCGTGCCCAGCAGCAGGCGATGGTGCGGGCGATCGATGCCAACGGCCTGCGGCCGGTAGTGGACAAGCATTTCGAACTGGAGCAGATCGTCGATGCGTTCCGCTACCAGGAAAGCAACCGGCATTTCGGCAAGATCTGCCTGACCTGGTAG
- a CDS encoding HAD family hydrolase gives MSLGEVRNWVFDMDGTLTVAVHDFDAIRVALDIPAEDDILTHLAALPADVAAAKHAWLLEHERDLAIASTAATGAVELVRELAERGCRLGILTRNARELAHVTLEAIGLADCFPVEHILGRDEAAPKPSPDGLLKIASAWGVAPSELVMVGDYRFDLDCGRAAGARTVLVNLPDNPWPELVDWHAADCRALKVMLNPILSSDTETHP, from the coding sequence ATGAGCCTGGGCGAGGTACGTAACTGGGTGTTCGACATGGACGGCACCCTGACCGTGGCGGTGCATGACTTCGACGCCATTCGCGTGGCGTTGGACATCCCGGCCGAGGACGACATTCTCACCCACCTGGCGGCCTTGCCCGCAGACGTGGCGGCGGCCAAGCATGCCTGGTTGCTGGAGCACGAGCGTGACCTGGCAATTGCCTCCACGGCGGCCACTGGGGCAGTGGAATTGGTGCGCGAACTGGCCGAACGCGGCTGCCGGCTGGGTATTCTGACCCGCAATGCGCGTGAGCTGGCGCATGTGACGCTGGAGGCCATCGGCCTGGCAGACTGCTTCCCTGTGGAGCACATTCTCGGGCGTGACGAAGCGGCGCCCAAGCCCAGCCCGGATGGGCTGCTGAAGATTGCCAGTGCCTGGGGCGTGGCGCCCAGCGAGCTGGTGATGGTAGGAGATTATCGGTTCGATCTGGACTGCGGTCGTGCAGCGGGGGCGCGCACGGTGCTGGTGAATTTACCGGATAACCCATGGCCGGAGCTGGTGGATTGGCACGCAGCGGATTGCCGGGCTTTGAAGGTGATGCTGAACCCCATTCTTTCTTCTGATACGGAGACCCACCCATGA
- a CDS encoding histidine phosphatase family protein: MLSSNILGHPAIHARRKRRLSRKALGAALGLCMVVAALTTWLATRTHIVDLGNEQQLSDSGLLQDWADGAVIVMIRHAERCDSAPGPCLDDPTGITVAGSQAAGRVGQGLHQLGLNNADLLSSPKLRTRQTAHFILGQAVASEDWLEGCDNQFASEALSRKRPGHNLVLVTHNGCIDHFARQQNVAGGERQSGYASALFVSVDGNGKARILGRLNEPDWQRVLASAGR; the protein is encoded by the coding sequence ATGCTATCGAGCAACATCCTGGGCCACCCAGCCATTCACGCCCGGCGCAAGCGGCGCCTGTCACGCAAAGCCCTCGGTGCCGCCCTTGGCCTGTGCATGGTCGTGGCGGCGTTGACCACCTGGCTGGCGACGAGGACGCATATCGTGGACCTTGGCAACGAACAACAACTGAGTGACAGCGGCCTGCTGCAAGACTGGGCCGACGGGGCAGTGATCGTGATGATCCGCCATGCCGAACGCTGCGACAGCGCCCCCGGGCCCTGCCTGGACGATCCCACCGGGATTACCGTGGCCGGCAGCCAGGCCGCCGGCCGTGTTGGCCAAGGGCTGCACCAACTGGGCCTGAACAACGCCGACTTACTCAGCAGCCCCAAGCTGCGCACCCGGCAAACCGCGCACTTCATCCTCGGCCAGGCGGTGGCCAGCGAGGACTGGCTGGAAGGCTGTGATAACCAGTTCGCCAGCGAAGCACTGTCCCGCAAGCGCCCAGGCCACAACCTGGTGCTGGTGACCCACAATGGCTGCATCGACCATTTCGCCCGCCAGCAGAACGTTGCGGGGGGTGAGCGCCAGAGTGGCTACGCCAGCGCCCTGTTCGTGTCGGTGGATGGCAACGGCAAGGCACGCATCCTCGGGCGCCTGAACGAACCGGACTGGCAGCGCGTATTGGCCAGCGCAGGGCGATAA
- the yedA gene encoding drug/metabolite exporter YedA: MPASRRFPLLLIGAFLALYLVWGSTYLFIRIGVESWPPMLMAGVRFLIAGGLLYGFLRWRGAPAPTWPQWRAAGAIGFLLLSCGNGGVTVAEHAGVASGVAALAVATVPLFTLLFGLLFGHRNSRLEWAGIALGLVGIGLLNLGSNLQASPMGAALIIFAAASWAFGSVWSKSLPLPQGPMASAAEMLVGGAVLLLGSVLSGERMTQMPTAAGWGALAYLVFFGSILAFSAYMYLLKHVRPAAATSYAYVNPGVAVLLGIVFAGEQIGAEECVAMAVIIGAVVLIGLPQWRKAPEPVQPLKGEICK; the protein is encoded by the coding sequence ATGCCTGCCTCCCGTCGCTTCCCGTTGTTGCTCATCGGTGCTTTCCTGGCCCTGTACCTGGTCTGGGGCTCTACCTACCTGTTCATTCGTATCGGGGTGGAGAGCTGGCCGCCGATGCTCATGGCCGGGGTGCGCTTCCTGATTGCTGGCGGCCTGCTGTATGGTTTTTTGCGCTGGCGTGGTGCACCAGCGCCGACCTGGCCGCAGTGGCGAGCGGCAGGGGCAATCGGCTTTTTGCTGCTCAGCTGCGGCAACGGCGGCGTGACCGTGGCCGAGCATGCCGGGGTAGCGTCGGGCGTGGCGGCGCTGGCGGTGGCGACAGTGCCATTGTTCACCTTGCTGTTCGGCCTGTTGTTCGGTCACCGCAACTCCAGGCTGGAGTGGGCGGGCATCGCCCTGGGGCTGGTGGGTATCGGCCTGCTCAACCTGGGCTCCAACTTGCAGGCAAGCCCAATGGGGGCGGCGCTGATCATTTTTGCGGCGGCGTCTTGGGCGTTCGGCTCGGTGTGGAGCAAGAGCTTGCCGCTGCCCCAGGGGCCCATGGCCAGCGCCGCAGAAATGCTCGTGGGTGGTGCGGTGCTGTTGCTGGGCAGCGTGTTGTCGGGCGAACGCATGACGCAGATGCCGACCGCCGCTGGTTGGGGCGCGCTGGCCTACCTGGTGTTCTTCGGCTCGATCCTGGCCTTCAGTGCCTACATGTACCTGCTCAAGCATGTGCGCCCGGCGGCCGCCACCAGCTATGCCTACGTCAACCCGGGGGTGGCGGTGTTGCTGGGCATCGTCTTTGCCGGTGAACAAATTGGCGCCGAAGAGTGCGTGGCCATGGCGGTTATCATTGGCGCGGTGGTACTGATCGGCCTGCCGCAGTGGCGCAAGGCACCTGAGCCAGTGCAGCCGTTGAAAGGCGAAATCTGCAAGTAA
- a CDS encoding 3'-5' exonuclease translates to MERIAVIDFETTGISPGAGCRATEVAVVMLEDGRIVERYQSLMNAGVPVPAFVAGLTGITTAMLRSAPPVDKVMNEVAEFVGGTPLLAHNAAFDQKFWDYELSRIGRSRSQSFACSLLLSRRLLPMAPNHKLGTLTRWAGLPDTGTAHRAMADAEMAANLLQHLVGELRQAHGIQQLSHSLLCRLQKVPAAKVREALAKFR, encoded by the coding sequence ATGGAACGTATTGCTGTAATCGACTTTGAAACCACCGGTATCTCCCCCGGAGCCGGCTGCCGTGCCACCGAAGTGGCGGTGGTAATGCTGGAAGACGGGCGCATTGTCGAGCGCTACCAGAGCCTGATGAACGCGGGCGTGCCAGTGCCGGCCTTCGTTGCCGGGCTGACCGGCATCACCACCGCCATGTTGCGCAGCGCGCCACCGGTGGACAAAGTGATGAACGAAGTGGCCGAGTTTGTCGGGGGCACGCCGCTGCTGGCACACAACGCCGCGTTCGACCAGAAGTTCTGGGATTACGAACTGAGCCGTATCGGCCGCAGCCGCAGCCAGTCTTTCGCCTGTTCCCTGCTGCTGTCCCGGCGCCTGCTGCCGATGGCACCGAACCATAAGCTGGGCACCCTGACCCGCTGGGCCGGCCTGCCGGATACCGGTACCGCGCACCGGGCCATGGCCGATGCCGAGATGGCTGCCAACCTGCTGCAACACCTGGTCGGCGAACTGCGCCAGGCCCACGGTATCCAGCAACTGTCCCACAGCCTGCTTTGCCGCCTGCAGAAAGTGCCTGCCGCGAAGGTGCGCGAAGCCCTGGCCAAGTTCCGCTGA
- a CDS encoding DEAD/DEAH box helicase, producing MNFAKLGLIEPLLRTLQQLDYTTPTPVQAQAIPAVLAGRDLMAAAQTGTGKTAGFALPVLQRLALEGEKVAANSIRALILVPTRELAEQVHNNVQEYAENLPLSTYAVYGGVSINPQMMRLRRGVDLLVATPGRLLDLFRQNAVKFNQVQTLVLDEADRMLDLGFAEELQSVYAALPRKRQTLLFSATFSDQIRVLAGLALNDPLSIEVSPRNAAASSVKQWLVPVDKKRKEDLFCHLLRKQRWTQVLVFAKTRNGVDQLVERLLAEGVNADGIHGDRPQATRQRALDSFKAREIQVLVATDVAARGLDIDDLPLVVNLDLPIVAEDYVHRIGRTGRAGNKGEAISLVCADEVQMLSAIEVLTRQTLPRHEEPDFIPEHRVPMTDASGQVIKKPKKPKKPKENSAKRGLGRWMDSGEPEPAVKAVRKVPSFNGGPRKRKP from the coding sequence ATGAATTTCGCCAAACTCGGCCTGATCGAACCGTTGCTGCGCACCCTGCAGCAGCTGGACTACACCACCCCGACCCCGGTGCAGGCCCAGGCCATCCCCGCTGTGCTGGCCGGCCGTGACCTGATGGCTGCGGCGCAGACCGGCACCGGCAAGACCGCGGGTTTTGCCCTGCCGGTGCTGCAACGCCTGGCACTGGAGGGCGAGAAGGTGGCCGCCAACTCGATCCGCGCACTGATACTGGTGCCGACGCGAGAGTTGGCCGAGCAGGTGCACAACAACGTGCAGGAGTACGCCGAAAACCTGCCGCTGAGCACCTACGCGGTGTATGGCGGGGTCAGCATCAACCCGCAGATGATGCGCTTGCGCCGTGGTGTCGACCTGCTGGTGGCCACCCCGGGCCGCTTGCTTGACCTGTTCCGGCAGAACGCGGTGAAGTTCAACCAGGTGCAAACCCTGGTGCTGGACGAAGCCGACCGCATGCTCGACCTGGGCTTTGCCGAAGAGCTGCAGTCGGTGTACGCCGCGCTGCCACGCAAGCGCCAGACCCTGCTGTTCTCCGCCACGTTCTCGGACCAGATTCGCGTGCTTGCCGGGCTGGCCTTGAACGACCCGCTCAGCATCGAAGTCAGCCCGCGCAACGCTGCCGCCTCCAGCGTCAAGCAGTGGCTGGTGCCTGTGGATAAAAAGCGCAAGGAAGACCTGTTCTGCCACCTGCTGCGCAAACAGCGCTGGACGCAGGTACTGGTGTTTGCCAAGACCCGTAACGGTGTCGACCAGCTGGTGGAGCGCTTGCTGGCTGAAGGCGTGAACGCCGACGGCATCCACGGCGACCGCCCGCAGGCCACCCGCCAGCGTGCGCTGGACAGCTTCAAGGCCCGCGAGATTCAGGTGCTTGTGGCAACCGACGTGGCAGCCCGTGGCCTGGATATCGACGACCTCCCGCTGGTGGTCAACCTCGACCTGCCGATCGTTGCCGAAGATTACGTGCATCGCATCGGGCGTACCGGGCGGGCAGGCAACAAAGGCGAGGCGATTTCGCTGGTGTGTGCGGATGAAGTGCAAATGCTGTCGGCCATCGAAGTGCTGACCCGGCAGACCTTGCCGCGCCATGAGGAGCCGGACTTCATCCCTGAGCACCGGGTGCCGATGACCGACGCCAGCGGCCAGGTGATCAAGAAGCCGAAGAAGCCCAAGAAGCCGAAAGAGAACAGCGCCAAACGCGGGCTGGGGCGCTGGATGGACAGTGGCGAGCCGGAGCCGGCGGTGAAAGCAGTGCGCAAGGTGCCTAGCTTCAATGGTGGGCCGCGTAAGCGTAAGCCTTGA
- a CDS encoding histone deacetylase, whose protein sequence is MPLPLIYHEDYSPEFPAEHRFPMDKFRLLHDHLVDSGLTTDQALLRPDICPNDILALAHDRGYIERYMNGDLSREDQRRLGLPWSEALARRTVRAVGGSLLTAEMALQHGIACHLAGGTHHAHYDHPAGFCIFNDLAVISRYLLEAGRVHRVLIFDCDVHQGDGTARILHDTPEAITVSLHCEQNFPARKAQSDWDIPLPRGMGDAAYLKVVDDTLNYLLPLYQPDLVLYDAGVDVHKDDALGYLQLTDAGLAARDEAVLRHCLGRDIPVVGVIGGGYSKDREALARRHGILHHSAARVISCSQ, encoded by the coding sequence ATGCCGTTGCCGCTGATCTACCACGAAGACTACAGCCCGGAGTTCCCCGCCGAACACCGCTTCCCGATGGACAAGTTCCGCCTGCTGCATGACCACCTGGTCGACAGCGGGCTGACCACCGACCAGGCGTTGCTGCGCCCGGACATCTGCCCCAACGACATCCTCGCCCTGGCCCACGACCGCGGCTATATCGAGCGTTACATGAACGGCGACCTGTCCCGCGAGGACCAGCGTCGCCTCGGCCTGCCCTGGAGCGAAGCTCTGGCCCGGCGTACGGTGCGGGCAGTGGGCGGCTCGCTGCTCACCGCCGAGATGGCGCTGCAACATGGCATCGCCTGCCACCTCGCCGGCGGCACCCACCATGCCCATTACGACCACCCCGCCGGCTTCTGCATCTTCAACGACCTGGCGGTGATCAGCCGCTACCTGCTGGAGGCCGGCCGGGTACACCGGGTACTGATCTTCGACTGCGATGTGCACCAGGGCGACGGTACCGCGCGCATCCTGCACGACACCCCAGAGGCCATCACCGTGTCGTTGCATTGCGAACAGAATTTCCCGGCCCGCAAGGCTCAGAGCGACTGGGACATCCCCCTGCCCCGCGGCATGGGCGACGCGGCCTACCTGAAGGTGGTGGATGACACCCTCAACTACCTGCTGCCGCTCTATCAACCCGACCTGGTGCTGTATGACGCCGGCGTCGATGTGCACAAGGACGATGCCCTGGGCTACTTGCAACTGACCGACGCCGGCCTGGCCGCCCGTGACGAAGCGGTGCTGCGCCACTGCCTGGGCCGTGACATCCCGGTGGTTGGCGTGATTGGCGGCGGCTACAGCAAGGACCGCGAAGCCTTGGCCAGGCGCCATGGCATCCTTCACCACAGCGCGGCCCGGGTCATCAGTTGTTCACAATGA
- a CDS encoding ATP-binding protein, which translates to MKRLWPRSLQGRMVMILVGGVLASQLLTSSIWYEVRQTQVMEIPLRLLAGRLADLLQVARNQPAQLDALLAGMESPRWQRLPAPASDTPPDEPEQAALLRDLLAARTGGDAPVRLLALEVIGPDGHPGGAPMLLRGAPASVRTVVQLTLPDGRPLYLQTTEDQGWRNASIGSLVFDFIFRIYLLRSIALVLIALLAVRLALRPLKQMAAAAEALGQDIHRPPLSVDGPQEVRRAAQAFNAMQQRLIDSIAERTRFFAAVSHDLRTPITRLRLRTELLPEESLRQRFRSDLQHMEDMVSASLDFLRSGELENAREPVDIDALLIGLQADFEDLGCEVCVTGHAQPYSAHPSGLRRCLQNLLDNARRYAPGPVEIEVRDTPDRLRIEIGDRGPGIEPEHMARVLEPFYQADPSRSSGGHGLGLSIAASIASAHGGSLKLGPRMGGGLLITLDLPRPFGNR; encoded by the coding sequence ATGAAGCGCTTGTGGCCACGTTCGCTGCAGGGGCGCATGGTGATGATCCTGGTCGGCGGCGTGCTGGCTTCGCAGTTGCTCACCAGCAGTATCTGGTACGAGGTGCGCCAGACCCAGGTCATGGAAATACCCCTGCGCCTGCTTGCCGGGCGCCTGGCCGACCTGTTGCAGGTGGCCAGAAACCAGCCAGCACAGCTGGATGCCTTGCTCGCGGGCATGGAATCGCCACGCTGGCAGCGCTTGCCGGCGCCCGCCTCTGACACGCCCCCGGACGAGCCGGAGCAGGCAGCATTGCTGCGTGATCTGCTAGCGGCGCGCACCGGTGGCGATGCACCTGTGCGCTTGCTGGCCCTGGAGGTAATCGGCCCCGATGGCCACCCCGGTGGCGCGCCGATGTTACTGCGCGGGGCACCGGCCAGCGTCCGCACCGTGGTGCAACTGACCCTGCCCGATGGCCGGCCGCTGTACCTGCAAACCACCGAGGACCAAGGTTGGCGCAATGCCTCGATCGGCTCACTGGTGTTCGACTTCATCTTCCGCATCTATCTGCTGCGCAGCATTGCCTTGGTGCTGATCGCCTTGCTGGCCGTGCGCCTGGCCTTGCGCCCGCTCAAGCAGATGGCCGCCGCCGCCGAAGCGCTGGGGCAAGACATCCACCGCCCACCGTTGAGTGTGGATGGCCCGCAGGAAGTGCGCCGGGCGGCCCAGGCGTTCAATGCGATGCAACAGCGCCTGATCGACAGCATTGCCGAGCGCACGCGCTTTTTCGCAGCGGTTTCCCACGACCTGCGCACGCCCATCACCCGTTTGCGCCTGCGTACCGAACTGCTGCCCGAAGAAAGCCTGCGCCAGCGGTTCCGCAGTGACTTGCAGCACATGGAAGACATGGTCTCGGCCAGCCTCGACTTCCTGCGCAGCGGCGAGCTGGAGAATGCGCGTGAACCGGTAGATATCGACGCACTGCTGATTGGCCTGCAAGCCGACTTTGAAGACCTCGGTTGTGAAGTATGCGTGACCGGTCATGCCCAGCCCTACAGCGCCCATCCCAGCGGGCTGCGCCGTTGCCTGCAAAACCTGCTGGACAACGCCCGGCGGTATGCGCCCGGGCCTGTGGAGATTGAAGTGCGCGACACGCCAGACCGGTTGCGTATCGAGATTGGCGACCGCGGCCCAGGCATCGAGCCAGAGCACATGGCACGGGTACTGGAACCGTTCTACCAGGCCGACCCTTCACGCAGTAGTGGCGGGCACGGGTTGGGCCTGAGCATTGCCGCCAGCATTGCCAGTGCCCATGGCGGCAGCCTCAAGCTTGGGCCGCGCATGGGCGGTGGATTGCTGATAACCCTCGACCTGCCAAGGCCGTTCGGCAACCGCTGA